From Oryza sativa Japonica Group chromosome 4, ASM3414082v1, one genomic window encodes:
- the LOC4337365 gene encoding uncharacterized protein isoform X4, producing the protein MASPQESNSLCLKRKLVDDCLSKECKSRRIKTEKGPSSDSSAKRCKCCCTRPNLASDCVNYLKSGVPSRVMFYKQGSWHNFPEQIMKSLIEEFRSNKSSVVAVMDDEPVLVDFLSMTLVNLKSRKQRSVAWFDDTGKCFYPSLFFDEEADEVAKVGGDFEGATQGIMLDKVANSPPEVVKQVVLESSPPVPQKPATADILRKKIASVERGSEGFLFAQDLFLSGMGPFATPNNILHIHRYSPNDITAQCRLQAFEKQMMSTKEERGDANVRYGWLGSRKNDIVRILINGFGNNGKPAEKAGLSAGVYLSPEDRAFSSVGLCDVDEKGVQYMLLCRLILGNMEAVMPGSQDSFPSSDIYDSGVDDCSNPKCYVMWPSHLSTHIRLEYLVSFRLSSKVRNYLLGLKGLWFHPSPKEVAVDISTLVPIMSGNAEGPTSPWISFRVLFAMIQENISSVARELLFHHYEELKENKITREEMVKQMIILVGEKLLLETLKRLHYCPSLWYKSAGKIASSDPARTAAEDRSLDQTGNCSLIVSVAHGDSHAPNAVAENSTSLCTKGCDTPATGMISKGYDSLAPKGVPETSTSVGPVHGASPSVEPKVRDSPIQTVLSGNIATDCAKRQDPLVSRVAPVAHNGLLRMPSGKSASLAAQVCNSVRPSTGPSGRASTEPNNASKSCGIFAPGIRPKGGESLVPSLALGNSKYAGVEGLNSAPRATPPGIRPKGGESLVHGLALGNSKCAGAEGINSAPRVTPLGIRPKGGESIAPSLALGNSKCAGAEGINSAPRVTPPGIRPKGGESIAPSLALGNSKCAGAEGLNSAPRVTPPGIRPKGGESFVPSLALGNSKCAGAEGLNSAPRVTPKDKEFLSLSISSQQSPVLNSGHGNPKALATEARGSLSLSIAPNVHDPPASSKEPKDDASPIAGMVSESQHSQAPNAVTKGYNAPTPIPKESKGQHLQSGVHSQSSGPDDASSSNVARAADTIVALSTLREKGR; encoded by the exons ATGGCATCACCACAAGAATCCAATTCCTTGTGCTTGAAGCGCAAGCTTGTTGATGACTGCCTGTCAAAAGAGTGCAAGTCTCGTCGCATCAAAACTGAGAAGGGACCATCATCTGATTCATCTGCCAAGCGCTGCAAATGCTGTTGCACTCGACCTAACCTTGCCAGTGATTGTGTCAATTACCTAAAAAGTGGAGTGCCCAGCCGTGTTATGTTTTACAAACAGGGTTCTTGGCACAATTTTCCTGAGCAGATAATGAAGTCTCTCATTGAAGAATTTAGAAGCAATAAATCTAGTGTTGTTGCTGTGATGGACGATGAGCCTGTTCTTGTTGATTTCTTGTCGATGACCCTGGTCAACCTAAAATCTAGAAAGCAGCGGTCTGTGGCATGGTTTGATGACACTGGGAAGTGCTTTTATCCTTCTCTATTCTTTGATGAGGAAGCTGATGAAGTGGCTAAAGTAGGCGGTGATTTTGAGGGCGCCACACAGGGAATAATGTTGGATAAGGTTGCAAATTCTCCACCAGAAGTGGTGAAGCAAGTTGTCCTTGAATCTAGTCCTCCAGTTCCACAGAAGCCTGCCACTGCAGACATATTACGCAAAAAGATCGCATCTGTGGAACGAGGCAGTGAAGGCTTTCTTTTTGCGCAGGACCTTTTCCTCTCTGGCATGGGTCCATTTGCAACGCCAAATAATATACTGCACATCCACCGCTACTCTCCGAATGATATCACTGCACAGTGTAGACTTCAAGCTTTTGAAAAACAAATGATGTCCACCAAGGAAGAACGTGGTGATGCAAATGTAAGGTATGGATGGCTGGGATCTAGGAAGAATGACATAGTTAGGATCCTAATTAATGGTTTTGGTAACAATGGAAAACCTGCTGAGAAGGCAGGCTTGAGTGCTGGTGTTTATCTTTCACCAGAAGACCGAGCATTTTCCAG TGTTGGTCTTTGTGATGTTGACGAAAAAGGAGTGCAATATATGTTGCTCTGCCGGTTGATTTTGGGGAACATGGAGGCTGTCATGCCTGGATCACAAGATTCTTTTCCAAGCAGTGACATATATGATTCTGGTGTTGATGATTGCTCAAATCCAAAGTGCTACGTCATGTGGCCATCTCATCTTAGCACCCATATTCGTTTAGAATATCTTGTTAGTTTCAGGCTTTCCTCGAAAGTTCGAA ATTATTTACTTGGTTTGAAGGGTTTATGGTTTCACCCATCACCAAAGGAAGTTGCGGTGGATATTTCTACTCTTGTACCT ATAATGAGTGGAAATGCTGAGGGACCAACTTCCCCTTGGATATCCTTCAGAGTTCTTTTTGCCATGATTCAAGAAAATATATCATCGGTAGCAAGGGAATTGCTCTTCCATCATTATGAAGAGCTGAAG GAAAACAAAATAACTCGTGAGGAGATGGTAAAGCAAATGATAATATTAGTTGGAGAGAAGTTGCTTTTGGAAACCTTGAAGAGGCTTCATTACTGT CCATCATTATGGTATAAATCTGCTGGCAAAATAGCATCTTCTGATCCTGCGAGGACAGCTGCAGAAGACAGGTCTTTGGATCAAACTGGGAATTGTTCATTAATTGTTAGTGTTGCGCATGGTGATTCTCATGCCCCAAATGCAGTAGCTGAAAACAGCACCAGTCTTTGCACCAAAGGATGTGATACTCCTGCAACAGGCATGATTTCCAAGGGCTATGATTCTCTGGCACCAAAAGGTGTGCCGGAAACTTCTACTTCTGTCGGCCCCGTACATGGGGCTTCTCCAAGTGTGGAACCCAAAGTGAGGGATTCTCCTATACAAACCGTTTTATCAGGAAACATTGCTACTGATTGTGCCAAAAGGCAAGATCCATTGGTATCAAGAGTGGCACCTGTAGCTCATAATGGCCTTTTAAGGATGCCATCTGGAAAATCAGCATCTCTCGCAGCGCAAGTTTGCAATTCTGTTAGACCAAGCACAGGACCTTCAGGTCGTGCTTCTACAGAACCAAATAATGCCTCTAAAAGTTGTGGGATTTTTGCTCCGGGTATCAGGCCAAAGGGTGGTGAATCTCTTGTTCCTAGTTTGGCATTAGGAAATTCCAAATATGCAGGTGTAGAAGGTCTCAATTCTGCACCAAGAGCGACACCTCCGGGTATTAGGCCAAAGGGCGGTGAATCTCTTGTTCATGGTTTGGCATTGGGAAATTCCAAATGTGCAGGAGCAGAAGGTATCAATTCTGCACCAAGAGTGACTCCACTGGGTATCAGGCCAAAGGGCGGTGAATCTATTGCTCCTAGTTTGGCATTGGGAAATTCCAAATGTGCAGGTGCAGAAGGTATCAATTCTGCACCAAGAGTGACTCCTCCGGGTATCAGGCCAAAGGGCGGTGAATCTATTGCTCCTAGTTTGGCACTGGGGAATTCCAAATGTGCAGGTGCAGAAGGTCTCAATTCTGCACCAAGAGTGACACCTCCCGGTATCAGGCCAAAGGGCGGTGAATCTTTTGTTCCTAGTTTGGCATTGGGAAATTCCAAATGTGCAGGTGCAGAAGGTCTCAATTCTGCACCAAGAGTGACACCTAAAGACAAGGAGTTTCTTTCATTGAGTATTTCATCACAACAAAGCCCAGTTCTTAATTCAG GGCATGGAAATCCTAAAGCTTTGGCCACTGAGGCCCGTGGTTCTCTATCTCTGAGTATTGCACCGAATGTCCATGACCCTCCAGCATCAAGTAAGGAGCCTAAGGACGATGCATCTCCAATAGCAGGCATGGTCTCAGAAAGCCAGCACTCTCAAGCACCTAATGCAGTCACCAAGGGGTATAATGCTCCCACACCCA TACCTAAGGAGTCAAAAGGCCAGCATTTACAGAGTGGAGTGCACAGTCAATCGTCTGGGCCAGACGATGCTAGCAGCAGCAATGTCGCTCGGGCAGCTGATACCATCGTCGCCCTATCAACTCTTCGAGAGAAGGGCAGGTAG
- the LOC4337365 gene encoding uncharacterized protein isoform X6 — MASPQESNSLCLKRKLVDDCLSKECKSRRIKTEKGPSSDSSAKRCKCCCTRPNLASDCVNYLKSGVPSRVMFYKQGSWHNFPEQIMKSLIEEFRSNKSSVVAVMDDEPVLVDFLSMTLVNLKSRKQRSVAWFDDTGKCFYPSLFFDEEADEVAKVGGDFEGATQGIMLDKVANSPPEVVKQVVLESSPPVPQKPATADILRKKIASVERGSEGFLFAQDLFLSGMGPFATPNNILHIHRYSPNDITAQCRLQAFEKQMMSTKEERGDANVRYGWLGSRKNDIVRILINGFGNNGKPAEKAGLSAGVYLSPEDRAFSSVGLCDVDEKGVQYMLLCRLILGNMEAVMPGSQDSFPSSDIYDSGVDDCSNPKCYVMWPSHLSTHIRLEYLVSFRLSSKVRNYLLGLKGLWFHPSPKEVAVDISTLVPVRQPSFLRFFFSIDTLVFQLDVHVLLTVIMSGNAEGPTSPWISFRVLFAMIQENISSVARELLFHHYEELKENKITREEMVKQMIILVGEKLLLETLKRLHYCPSLWYKSAGKIASSDPARTAAEDRSLDQTGNCSLIVSVAHGDSHAPNAVAENSTSLCTKGCDTPATGMISKGYDSLAPKGVPETSTSVGPVHGASPSVEPKVRDSPIQTVLSGNIATDCAKRQDPLVSRVAPVAHNGLLRMPSGKSASLAAQVCNSVRPSTGPSGRASTEPNNASKSCGIFAPGIRPKGGESLVPSLALGNSKYAGVEGLNSAPRATPPGIRPKGGESLVHGLALGNSKCAGAEGINSAPRVTPLGIRPKGGESIAPSLALGNSKCAGAEGINSAPRVTPPGIRPKGGESIAPSLALGNSKCAGAEGLNSAPRVTPPGIRPKGGESFVPSLALGNSKCAGAEGLNSAPRVTPKDKEFLSLSISSQQSPVLNSGHGNPKALATEARGSLSLSIAPNVHDPPASSKEPKDDASPIAGMVSESQHSQAPNAVTKGT, encoded by the exons ATGGCATCACCACAAGAATCCAATTCCTTGTGCTTGAAGCGCAAGCTTGTTGATGACTGCCTGTCAAAAGAGTGCAAGTCTCGTCGCATCAAAACTGAGAAGGGACCATCATCTGATTCATCTGCCAAGCGCTGCAAATGCTGTTGCACTCGACCTAACCTTGCCAGTGATTGTGTCAATTACCTAAAAAGTGGAGTGCCCAGCCGTGTTATGTTTTACAAACAGGGTTCTTGGCACAATTTTCCTGAGCAGATAATGAAGTCTCTCATTGAAGAATTTAGAAGCAATAAATCTAGTGTTGTTGCTGTGATGGACGATGAGCCTGTTCTTGTTGATTTCTTGTCGATGACCCTGGTCAACCTAAAATCTAGAAAGCAGCGGTCTGTGGCATGGTTTGATGACACTGGGAAGTGCTTTTATCCTTCTCTATTCTTTGATGAGGAAGCTGATGAAGTGGCTAAAGTAGGCGGTGATTTTGAGGGCGCCACACAGGGAATAATGTTGGATAAGGTTGCAAATTCTCCACCAGAAGTGGTGAAGCAAGTTGTCCTTGAATCTAGTCCTCCAGTTCCACAGAAGCCTGCCACTGCAGACATATTACGCAAAAAGATCGCATCTGTGGAACGAGGCAGTGAAGGCTTTCTTTTTGCGCAGGACCTTTTCCTCTCTGGCATGGGTCCATTTGCAACGCCAAATAATATACTGCACATCCACCGCTACTCTCCGAATGATATCACTGCACAGTGTAGACTTCAAGCTTTTGAAAAACAAATGATGTCCACCAAGGAAGAACGTGGTGATGCAAATGTAAGGTATGGATGGCTGGGATCTAGGAAGAATGACATAGTTAGGATCCTAATTAATGGTTTTGGTAACAATGGAAAACCTGCTGAGAAGGCAGGCTTGAGTGCTGGTGTTTATCTTTCACCAGAAGACCGAGCATTTTCCAG TGTTGGTCTTTGTGATGTTGACGAAAAAGGAGTGCAATATATGTTGCTCTGCCGGTTGATTTTGGGGAACATGGAGGCTGTCATGCCTGGATCACAAGATTCTTTTCCAAGCAGTGACATATATGATTCTGGTGTTGATGATTGCTCAAATCCAAAGTGCTACGTCATGTGGCCATCTCATCTTAGCACCCATATTCGTTTAGAATATCTTGTTAGTTTCAGGCTTTCCTCGAAAGTTCGAA ATTATTTACTTGGTTTGAAGGGTTTATGGTTTCACCCATCACCAAAGGAAGTTGCGGTGGATATTTCTACTCTTGTACCTGTGAGGCAACCTAGTTTTCTTCGTTTCTTCTTTTCCATTGACACTCTGGTTTTCCAGCTAGATGTGCATGTACTGCTAACAGTG ATAATGAGTGGAAATGCTGAGGGACCAACTTCCCCTTGGATATCCTTCAGAGTTCTTTTTGCCATGATTCAAGAAAATATATCATCGGTAGCAAGGGAATTGCTCTTCCATCATTATGAAGAGCTGAAG GAAAACAAAATAACTCGTGAGGAGATGGTAAAGCAAATGATAATATTAGTTGGAGAGAAGTTGCTTTTGGAAACCTTGAAGAGGCTTCATTACTGT CCATCATTATGGTATAAATCTGCTGGCAAAATAGCATCTTCTGATCCTGCGAGGACAGCTGCAGAAGACAGGTCTTTGGATCAAACTGGGAATTGTTCATTAATTGTTAGTGTTGCGCATGGTGATTCTCATGCCCCAAATGCAGTAGCTGAAAACAGCACCAGTCTTTGCACCAAAGGATGTGATACTCCTGCAACAGGCATGATTTCCAAGGGCTATGATTCTCTGGCACCAAAAGGTGTGCCGGAAACTTCTACTTCTGTCGGCCCCGTACATGGGGCTTCTCCAAGTGTGGAACCCAAAGTGAGGGATTCTCCTATACAAACCGTTTTATCAGGAAACATTGCTACTGATTGTGCCAAAAGGCAAGATCCATTGGTATCAAGAGTGGCACCTGTAGCTCATAATGGCCTTTTAAGGATGCCATCTGGAAAATCAGCATCTCTCGCAGCGCAAGTTTGCAATTCTGTTAGACCAAGCACAGGACCTTCAGGTCGTGCTTCTACAGAACCAAATAATGCCTCTAAAAGTTGTGGGATTTTTGCTCCGGGTATCAGGCCAAAGGGTGGTGAATCTCTTGTTCCTAGTTTGGCATTAGGAAATTCCAAATATGCAGGTGTAGAAGGTCTCAATTCTGCACCAAGAGCGACACCTCCGGGTATTAGGCCAAAGGGCGGTGAATCTCTTGTTCATGGTTTGGCATTGGGAAATTCCAAATGTGCAGGAGCAGAAGGTATCAATTCTGCACCAAGAGTGACTCCACTGGGTATCAGGCCAAAGGGCGGTGAATCTATTGCTCCTAGTTTGGCATTGGGAAATTCCAAATGTGCAGGTGCAGAAGGTATCAATTCTGCACCAAGAGTGACTCCTCCGGGTATCAGGCCAAAGGGCGGTGAATCTATTGCTCCTAGTTTGGCACTGGGGAATTCCAAATGTGCAGGTGCAGAAGGTCTCAATTCTGCACCAAGAGTGACACCTCCCGGTATCAGGCCAAAGGGCGGTGAATCTTTTGTTCCTAGTTTGGCATTGGGAAATTCCAAATGTGCAGGTGCAGAAGGTCTCAATTCTGCACCAAGAGTGACACCTAAAGACAAGGAGTTTCTTTCATTGAGTATTTCATCACAACAAAGCCCAGTTCTTAATTCAG GGCATGGAAATCCTAAAGCTTTGGCCACTGAGGCCCGTGGTTCTCTATCTCTGAGTATTGCACCGAATGTCCATGACCCTCCAGCATCAAGTAAGGAGCCTAAGGACGATGCATCTCCAATAGCAGGCATGGTCTCAGAAAGCCAGCACTCTCAAGCACCTAATGCAGTCACCAAGGG TACCTAA
- the LOC4337365 gene encoding uncharacterized protein isoform X5: protein MASPQESNSLCLKRKLVDDCLSKECKSRRIKTEKGPSSDSSAKRCKCCCTRPNLASDCVNYLKSGVPSRVMFYKQGSWHNFPEQIMKSLIEEFRSNKSSVVAVMDDEPVLVDFLSMTLVNLKSRKQRSVAWFDDTGKCFYPSLFFDEEADEVAKVGGDFEGATQGIMLDKVANSPPEVVKQVVLESSPPVPQKPATADILRKKIASVERGSEGFLFAQDLFLSGMGPFATPNNILHIHRYSPNDITAQCRLQAFEKQMMSTKEERGDANVRYGWLGSRKNDIVRILINGFGNNGKPAEKAGLSAGVYLSPEDRAFSSVGLCDVDEKGVQYMLLCRLILGNMEAVMPGSQDSFPSSDIYDSGVDDCSNPKCYVMWPSHLSTHIRLEYLVSFRLSSKVRNYLLGLKGLWFHPSPKEVAVDISTLVPVRQPSFLRFFFSIDTLVFQLDVHVLLTVIMSGNAEGPTSPWISFRVLFAMIQENISSVARELLFHHYEELKENKITREEMVKQMIILVGEKLLLETLKRLHYCPSLWYKSAGKIASSDPARTAAEDRSLDQTGNCSLIVSVAHGDSHAPNAVAENSTSLCTKGCDTPATGMISKGYDSLAPKGVPETSTSVGPVHGASPSVEPKVRDSPIQTVLSGNIATDCAKRQDPLVSRVAPVAHNGLLRMPSGKSASLAAQVCNSVRPSTGPSGRASTEPNNASKSCGIFAPGIRPKGGESLVPSLALGNSKYAGVEGLNSAPRATPPGIRPKGGESLVHGLALGNSKCAGAEGINSAPRVTPLGIRPKGGESIAPSLALGNSKCAGAEGINSAPRVTPPGIRPKGGESIAPSLALGNSKCAGAEGLNSAPRVTPPGIRPKGGESFVPSLALGNSKCAGAEGLNSAPRVTPKDKEFLSLSISSQQSPVLNSGKGHDGTSGAARPVHAPGHGNPKALATEARGSLSLSIAPNVHDPPASSKEPKDDASPIAGMVSESQHSQAPNAVTKGT, encoded by the exons ATGGCATCACCACAAGAATCCAATTCCTTGTGCTTGAAGCGCAAGCTTGTTGATGACTGCCTGTCAAAAGAGTGCAAGTCTCGTCGCATCAAAACTGAGAAGGGACCATCATCTGATTCATCTGCCAAGCGCTGCAAATGCTGTTGCACTCGACCTAACCTTGCCAGTGATTGTGTCAATTACCTAAAAAGTGGAGTGCCCAGCCGTGTTATGTTTTACAAACAGGGTTCTTGGCACAATTTTCCTGAGCAGATAATGAAGTCTCTCATTGAAGAATTTAGAAGCAATAAATCTAGTGTTGTTGCTGTGATGGACGATGAGCCTGTTCTTGTTGATTTCTTGTCGATGACCCTGGTCAACCTAAAATCTAGAAAGCAGCGGTCTGTGGCATGGTTTGATGACACTGGGAAGTGCTTTTATCCTTCTCTATTCTTTGATGAGGAAGCTGATGAAGTGGCTAAAGTAGGCGGTGATTTTGAGGGCGCCACACAGGGAATAATGTTGGATAAGGTTGCAAATTCTCCACCAGAAGTGGTGAAGCAAGTTGTCCTTGAATCTAGTCCTCCAGTTCCACAGAAGCCTGCCACTGCAGACATATTACGCAAAAAGATCGCATCTGTGGAACGAGGCAGTGAAGGCTTTCTTTTTGCGCAGGACCTTTTCCTCTCTGGCATGGGTCCATTTGCAACGCCAAATAATATACTGCACATCCACCGCTACTCTCCGAATGATATCACTGCACAGTGTAGACTTCAAGCTTTTGAAAAACAAATGATGTCCACCAAGGAAGAACGTGGTGATGCAAATGTAAGGTATGGATGGCTGGGATCTAGGAAGAATGACATAGTTAGGATCCTAATTAATGGTTTTGGTAACAATGGAAAACCTGCTGAGAAGGCAGGCTTGAGTGCTGGTGTTTATCTTTCACCAGAAGACCGAGCATTTTCCAG TGTTGGTCTTTGTGATGTTGACGAAAAAGGAGTGCAATATATGTTGCTCTGCCGGTTGATTTTGGGGAACATGGAGGCTGTCATGCCTGGATCACAAGATTCTTTTCCAAGCAGTGACATATATGATTCTGGTGTTGATGATTGCTCAAATCCAAAGTGCTACGTCATGTGGCCATCTCATCTTAGCACCCATATTCGTTTAGAATATCTTGTTAGTTTCAGGCTTTCCTCGAAAGTTCGAA ATTATTTACTTGGTTTGAAGGGTTTATGGTTTCACCCATCACCAAAGGAAGTTGCGGTGGATATTTCTACTCTTGTACCTGTGAGGCAACCTAGTTTTCTTCGTTTCTTCTTTTCCATTGACACTCTGGTTTTCCAGCTAGATGTGCATGTACTGCTAACAGTG ATAATGAGTGGAAATGCTGAGGGACCAACTTCCCCTTGGATATCCTTCAGAGTTCTTTTTGCCATGATTCAAGAAAATATATCATCGGTAGCAAGGGAATTGCTCTTCCATCATTATGAAGAGCTGAAG GAAAACAAAATAACTCGTGAGGAGATGGTAAAGCAAATGATAATATTAGTTGGAGAGAAGTTGCTTTTGGAAACCTTGAAGAGGCTTCATTACTGT CCATCATTATGGTATAAATCTGCTGGCAAAATAGCATCTTCTGATCCTGCGAGGACAGCTGCAGAAGACAGGTCTTTGGATCAAACTGGGAATTGTTCATTAATTGTTAGTGTTGCGCATGGTGATTCTCATGCCCCAAATGCAGTAGCTGAAAACAGCACCAGTCTTTGCACCAAAGGATGTGATACTCCTGCAACAGGCATGATTTCCAAGGGCTATGATTCTCTGGCACCAAAAGGTGTGCCGGAAACTTCTACTTCTGTCGGCCCCGTACATGGGGCTTCTCCAAGTGTGGAACCCAAAGTGAGGGATTCTCCTATACAAACCGTTTTATCAGGAAACATTGCTACTGATTGTGCCAAAAGGCAAGATCCATTGGTATCAAGAGTGGCACCTGTAGCTCATAATGGCCTTTTAAGGATGCCATCTGGAAAATCAGCATCTCTCGCAGCGCAAGTTTGCAATTCTGTTAGACCAAGCACAGGACCTTCAGGTCGTGCTTCTACAGAACCAAATAATGCCTCTAAAAGTTGTGGGATTTTTGCTCCGGGTATCAGGCCAAAGGGTGGTGAATCTCTTGTTCCTAGTTTGGCATTAGGAAATTCCAAATATGCAGGTGTAGAAGGTCTCAATTCTGCACCAAGAGCGACACCTCCGGGTATTAGGCCAAAGGGCGGTGAATCTCTTGTTCATGGTTTGGCATTGGGAAATTCCAAATGTGCAGGAGCAGAAGGTATCAATTCTGCACCAAGAGTGACTCCACTGGGTATCAGGCCAAAGGGCGGTGAATCTATTGCTCCTAGTTTGGCATTGGGAAATTCCAAATGTGCAGGTGCAGAAGGTATCAATTCTGCACCAAGAGTGACTCCTCCGGGTATCAGGCCAAAGGGCGGTGAATCTATTGCTCCTAGTTTGGCACTGGGGAATTCCAAATGTGCAGGTGCAGAAGGTCTCAATTCTGCACCAAGAGTGACACCTCCCGGTATCAGGCCAAAGGGCGGTGAATCTTTTGTTCCTAGTTTGGCATTGGGAAATTCCAAATGTGCAGGTGCAGAAGGTCTCAATTCTGCACCAAGAGTGACACCTAAAGACAAGGAGTTTCTTTCATTGAGTATTTCATCACAACAAAGCCCAGTTCTTAATTCAGGTAAAGGCCATGATGGGACATCAGGTGCCGCACGTCCAGTACATGCACCAG GGCATGGAAATCCTAAAGCTTTGGCCACTGAGGCCCGTGGTTCTCTATCTCTGAGTATTGCACCGAATGTCCATGACCCTCCAGCATCAAGTAAGGAGCCTAAGGACGATGCATCTCCAATAGCAGGCATGGTCTCAGAAAGCCAGCACTCTCAAGCACCTAATGCAGTCACCAAGGG TACCTAA